The DNA region CGTCGACGAAGTTCTCGGGGGTCTTCCGGCGAAGCGTCGGCGACCGGGTGCTCATCGTCCCCGTGTTGTAGTGTTCCTCGAGGCGGGCGGTCGTGAGCACGAGCGGGAACTCGTCGTCCGGAACCTCGTCGGGCGCCTGGTGGCGAACGCCGCGGACGACGCCGAGGCCGTCCTCGGTATCGAAGCTGTCGGCGTAGAGGTACTGGTCGCCCTCGTCGCCCGGTTCGTAACAGGGCCACTGGATGCCCTCGCGGCCGATGCGGTCGTAGGTCATGCCGTGATAGATCGGACACACCTCCCGGAGTTCCTCGAAGACGGCTTCGGGGCCGTCGAAGTCGAATCCCGAACCGAAGAGTCGGGTACCGACGTCACAGAGGATGTCCAGGTCGTGGCGGGTGTTTCCGGGGACGTCGGTCACCTTTCGCATTCGCTGGACGCGCCGGTCGGTGTTGGTGACCGTGCCGCCGCGTTCGGCCCACGACGTGGCGGGCAGTATCACGTCCGCGAACTCCGCCGTGTCGGTCATGAAGATGTCCTGGACGACGAGGAACTCGAGGTCGGCTATGCGTTTTTCGACCTCGAGGGCGTCGGGTTCGCTCATCACCGGGTTCTCGCCCATGACGTAGAGTCCGTGGACTGAGTCGCCGATGGCGTTCGAGACCTCGACGTTCGTCAACCCCGGTTCGGGCGGAATCTCGAAGCCCCAGACCGATTCGACCGCCTCCCGGGCTTCGTCGTCGTCGACGTTCTGGTACCCTGGCAGGACGTTCGGCATCGCGCCCACGTCGCAGGTGCCCTGGACGTTGTTCTGGCCGCGAAGCGGGTTGACGCCCGTGCCGGGCCGCCCGACGTTGCCGGTGATCAGTGCGAGGTTGACCTCGTTTTGCACGTTGTCGACGCCGCAGGCGTGCTGGCTCATCCCCATGCCGGTGAAGATGGCGCCGTTTTCGGCCTCGGCGTAGATCCGGGCGGCCTCCTGGATGTCCTCGAGCGGAACGCCACAAGTGTCGGCGGCCGCCGCCGCGTCGAAGTCCGCGAGGGTCGCCTCGAGGTGGTCGAACCCTCGCGTTCGTTCCTTCACGAAGTCCTCGTCGTACAGCCCCTCCTCGAGAATCGTGTGCAGGACGACGTTCAACAGTGGGATGTCGGTTCCAGGTTCGAGCTGGAGGTGAATGTCCGCGTCCCGACTCGTCTTGTTCGCGTGCGGGTCGACCTGGATCAGCGTCGCCCCGTCGCGGACGGCCCGCCGGAAGTAGTTGCTGTGGGCGATGACGTGTTGCTCGGCGGGGTTCGCCCCCTGGACCCAGTAGACGTCGCCGTGGCTCTCGAGGTCGGCCATGCTGTTGGTCATCGCGCCCGCCCCCAGGCTCTGCCGGAGCGTGTAGACGGTCGAGGCGTGACACATCCGGGTGCAGTTGTCGACGTTGTTCGTCCCGTAGCGGCGGGCGAGTTTCTGGAGCAGGTAGTTCTCCTCGTTCATCACCTTCGAGGAGCCGAAAAAGCCCACCGCGTCGGGGTCGTGTTCGTCGCGGATCCGCTCGAGTTCCGAGACGGTCAGTTCCAGAGCCTCGTCCCAGGTCGCTTCGCGGAACTCGCCGTCTTCGCGAATCAGCGGCGTTTTCAATCGGTCCTCGTGGTTTACCACCTGCGGCGAGGCCCCGCCCTTGATGCACAGCGCGCCCTCGTTCACGGGCGCGTCGAACCACGGCTTCAGGGACACCTCACCGGGCTCCTCACCCTCCTGTAAGGTGAGCCCGCAGCCGACGCCGCAGTACGGACAGATCGTCTCGACGCCCTCGTTCTCGGAGCTCATACTGTCGATTGCTACCATTACACGTATCAGTCTTTGGGAGTCTCGAGCGGACAGTCACCCGACGGGATGGATCGACGTGATGGATCGCCGGGAATCGCTAAAACCGTCCGTTCGCTCCGGCAACGGTTTTTGTCGGTTCGGACCGTCGGTCGACTCGATGGACGGACCTGCAATCGGGGAACTCGAGCGAGCGGCCGTCGCCTACAAGGAGTACGAGCCGTTCGCGACCGTCGAGGACGAGCGTCTCGAGACGCTGCCCATGGCGTTCGCCGACGGCTCGTTCCTCTGGAAAGACGTCGAGTGGGTCGTTCGCTGGTACTCCCGACGCACCCGCTCGAGCGAGCCACACCCGGCGGAGTCGGCGTTTCGAGAGAACGGGTGGGACAACCTCCAGACGGCGATCGAGACGACCGTCGACGCCGCGAGAGTGGACAACACGAGGGCGGCGCTCGAGGCGTTGACCGCGCTCGAGGGCGTCGACGTGCCCGTCGCCTCGGCGTTTCTGCACTACGTCGACCCCGAACGCTACATCGTCGTCGATCAGCAGTTGTGGACCGCGGTGGCCGAACGCGGCTCGCTCGAGGCGCCCCCACCCGACCCAATCGACGCCAACGCCTATCGGCGCTACCTCGAGTGCTGTCGAGCATTCGCTCGCGACCACGACCTCGGACTGGTGTCGCTGTACCGGGCACTCTGGCGACTCGGAAGCGATGGACTGGCGTAACGAGTGCACCGTTCGAGCGGGGAGCCCGAGGCCTCGAGGGAAAACACCATACGTTTCGTGCCCGTCGTACGGGTATGTCGAACGACAGAACGACGGTCGGAGACGTCATGTCCAGTCCGCTGGAAACGATTTCGAAGGACGCGACGGTGATGGACGCCGCCCAGCGAATGCGCGACGGGGACATCAGCGCCCTGGTCGTCCCGACCACGCCGCGAGCGATCATTAGCAGTACGGACGTACTCGAGGCAGTCGCGCAGGGACGGAACGTTGCGGAACTGACAGTGGCCGACGTGATGACGACCGACGTCGAGACGGCCACCCCGGATCTCTACATGGAGGAAGTCGCCGCGATGATGACGACGTACGGAATCAAGCACCTCCCGGTCGTCGACGGCGACTACGTCGGCATGGTCTCCTCGACCGACGTGACCGCTCACCTCTCCGAGTCTCCACGTTGAACTGGACTCGAGACTCCTCACGCTAACACCGAGTCCCGGAATCCCGTTGAAACCGGAACTCACTCGAGGACGGCCACCAGCGGCTCATCGCGGATCATGCTCGTGAGAACGACCGTAGAGACCCGGCCCTCGCTCGCCCCGCCGTCCTCGAGAATCGCCTCCCCGATGGCTCGAGCGGTCTCGAGGTCGCCGTCGTCGTCGACCATGTTCACCACCGGAACGAAAGAGGTGTCCTCGGGAACCCGTTTCAGCCCGCCCCCGGGATGGGTGAGGACGGTCGCGACGTCCGTCGGCGTGATCGGCTCGCCAGCGCTACGGCCGGTGAGGTCGGCAACGCGCTCCGGTCGATGGACGGTCTCGGCGTCGAGAGGTCGCCCGACGGCGTGACAGCTGGCGATAGCGAGAACGGTGTCGGCCCTAGCCGGGATCTGCGGCTCTCGTTCGTCCGGTGCCTTCAACAGTCGCGTCCGGGCACCGTCGGCCTTGACGAGTACGTGGTCGACGCCGTCGACGTCGGCCATCGCGTCGATTTCATCCGGTTCGTATCCTCGATAGCGGTCGCCCCTGTCGCGTTCGGGAACCAGTCCGAGGGGCCAGGCTGACTGGTCGCTCTCGACACCGTCGACATCGTTCTCGAGCCTGCCGTCGGCGGCGCGCTCGAGACGAGCCTCGAGCTCGCCCACGGGGTCGGGCGTGAGCACCACGTCGGCCACCCGCTCGTCGAAGATCGGAATCCGAACCGTCGCCGTCAGTACGGCGCGCTCGAGGCGGTCGGCGAGCGTGTAGAGCGTCGACTTCTTTCCACCGGCGCCGACGACGGCCGTTACGCCGGTATCGGCCTGAAGTGCCTGGACGAGCGCGTCTGTCATGACTCGAGGGTGGGTAGGAGCAGGCAAAAATCTAGGCGAATGCCGACCCTCCGAGCTGTGCACCGATCACCGGCCCGTGTACCAGTCACTCGAGCCAGGTCAACGCCGTCGCCGCCCAGGTGTAGCCCGTGCCGGCGGCGAGGAAGCAGACCAGGTCACCTTCCTCGAGCAGCCCCTCCCGACGACCGTCCTCGAGGGCGAGGATCTGGTCGACGCTCTGGACGTGTCCGTAGGTGTCGAGGTAGACGCCGTCGGTCGCCGGATCGAGCCCCAGTTCCTCGAACAGTAGGTCGTGAAACGACCGCTTCATGTGGGTGACGGCGACGAAATCCAGGTCGTCGCGGGCGAACCCGGAACGCTCGAGGGCGGTGTCCGCTACCTCGAGATAGTTCGGGAGAGAGACGGGTGCCAGCCGTTCTTTCATCCCGTCGGGGTCGGGCACGTCGAGGGTGTGTCGCCCCGCGGCGACGCTATCCTCGCTGGCGGGCTTGAGCGAGCCGCCCGCGGGCATGATCACGTCCTTCGAGAAGGAGCCGTCCGTGAGGGCCGCGCTCTCGTGGACCAGTGCCCGTGCTCGGGAGCCGGGATCGGTCTCGAGGACCATCGCGCTGGCCCCGGAGCCGAAGTTGAACATGAACGAGGACTGCTCGTTCTCGTAGTCGACCAGGTCCTCCTCGCGACTGCCGGCGACGAGCAGGGCGGTTTCGAGGTGGTCGACCTGGAGCTGGGCTCGCGCCTGTCGGATCGCGATGGGCGCCCCGGCACAGAGGGTGTAGCTCTCGGTGGCGAAGGCGTTCTCCGCGCCCAGCCGTTCGGCGACGTTGGCCGCGGCCGACCAGACGACGTGATCCTTGAACTCGCTGCCGTGGTAGAGCACGAGGTCGACGTCCGCGGTGTCGCGGTTGGCCATCTCGAGGGCGTCCTCCGCGGCGGCCACGCACATGTCGGTGACGTGGTCGTCGTCGGGCGGACAGACGCGCTTCTCGCGGACGCCCATCTTCTCGACGATGACCGACTCGGGAATCCCGCTCTGGGCGGCAATCTCCTCGCCGGTGACGACTTCGTCGGGGAGGTAGCGGCCGTAGCCGGTCAGACCGACGGTCGTCATCGCGGATCACCTCGCGCGGGGGAAGGGTCGACTCGAGTCCAGTACCAGTGGCCGATCGGGCGGTCGTGATACCGTGACCGTAGTCGTGGTGTGGTAAAACGTGGAGTCATCGTCGGTAGCGCTCGAGGTGGGCCGGCAGTCGGTTCGCGACGGTCCCGCCGAGTCGGTCGCGGATCGACCCGAGCAGGCCGTTGGGGACGAACAGGACGAACAGCACGAAGACGATTCCCAGGTACAGCGGGGCGCGTCCGTCGATCGCCGTGTTGATCACGTCGAGGAACGTCACGCCGGCGACGTCTGCATTCAGGACGCTCTCGGGGAGACCGCCCCGGAGGTACGGCGCAAGCCCGCCCTGCTGGGAGGAGAGGACGTCCTCGAGCCACTCGAAGGTAAACGCACCGAAGAGCGGTCCGGCGAGCGTCCCGATGCCGCCGATGATCGTCACGATGAGCGCGTCGGCCGTGACGAGGAAGTAGAACGTCGTGTCGGGGGAGGCGCTGCTCCGGTAGGCCGCGAACAGCGCGCCGGCGATGGCGGCGAAGAAGGCGCTCATGGCGAAGGCGGCCATCTTGTACCAGAAGACGTTGTAACCGACGGCGCGGGCGCGTTCCTCGTTCTCCCGGATGGCGATCATCACGCGACCGAACGGCGAGTGGACGATTCGCTGCATCGCGAAGTACGAGAGAACGACGATGATCCCGATGGCGTAGTAGGAGGTCATCGTGGCCGAGACGTCGATGCCGGTTCCGAGGACGTTCTTGAAGTTGTCACCAGCGAGCCGTCCGAGCGCGATCGACAGGGAGTCGACGTAGGGGACACCCACCTCGGGGGTCGGCCCAGCGAGATTCGGTCCCTGCTGGGGGTTCGAGCCGACGTAGTCCCAGTTGCGCACGAGCTGGTAGAGCACCTGAGCGAAGCCGAGGGTGAGCATGGCGAAGTACACTCCCGACAGCCGGAAGGAAACCGCGCCGATCAGCAGCGCGAGGACGACGGCGAGCAGGGCGCCCAACAGCATCGTCAGCATGAACGGCGTGCTGTCGGGGAGACCCGGCACCTTCCCGTTGGCCACGAGGACGATGAAGTACGCCCCGATGCCGTAGAACGCGGCGTGACCGAACGAGAGGTAGCCCGTGTAGCCGCTGACGAAATCGAAGCTCATCGCGAACAGCCCCAGGAACAGCATCGCGATCAGGAACGTCGTCGCCGGGAGGAACGCGTCGAAGAACGCGCCTGGATCGACGATTCCGACGCCGACGTCAAGCGCTGGAAACCCAGTCAACGGGCCGTAGACGATCGGGTACACCGCGAAGAACGCGATGACGGCAATGTGTGCCAGGTGATCGCGGAGGTACTGGCGAGGCCAGTCGCTTCCGGCGCGATTGCCACCTCGAGGTTGCGTATCGCGCTCTCTGCCTGCCCCCTCGTCGTGCTCCTCGACGGCCTCGGTCTCGAGGTCGGACGAGGAGCTAATGGCCGCCCACCTCC from Natronosalvus rutilus includes:
- the fdhF gene encoding formate dehydrogenase subunit alpha; amino-acid sequence: MSSENEGVETICPYCGVGCGLTLQEGEEPGEVSLKPWFDAPVNEGALCIKGGASPQVVNHEDRLKTPLIREDGEFREATWDEALELTVSELERIRDEHDPDAVGFFGSSKVMNEENYLLQKLARRYGTNNVDNCTRMCHASTVYTLRQSLGAGAMTNSMADLESHGDVYWVQGANPAEQHVIAHSNYFRRAVRDGATLIQVDPHANKTSRDADIHLQLEPGTDIPLLNVVLHTILEEGLYDEDFVKERTRGFDHLEATLADFDAAAAADTCGVPLEDIQEAARIYAEAENGAIFTGMGMSQHACGVDNVQNEVNLALITGNVGRPGTGVNPLRGQNNVQGTCDVGAMPNVLPGYQNVDDDEAREAVESVWGFEIPPEPGLTNVEVSNAIGDSVHGLYVMGENPVMSEPDALEVEKRIADLEFLVVQDIFMTDTAEFADVILPATSWAERGGTVTNTDRRVQRMRKVTDVPGNTRHDLDILCDVGTRLFGSGFDFDGPEAVFEELREVCPIYHGMTYDRIGREGIQWPCYEPGDEGDQYLYADSFDTEDGLGVVRGVRHQAPDEVPDDEFPLVLTTARLEEHYNTGTMSTRSPTLRRKTPENFVDVHPADAANRGIEDGEYVVLRSRRGEIVLEANVTEDIKEGVVWTTPHFSDARANTLTNDVLDPLAKIPEYKAAAAEVEPVGEGGAPADD
- a CDS encoding CBS domain-containing protein; translation: MSNDRTTVGDVMSSPLETISKDATVMDAAQRMRDGDISALVVPTTPRAIISSTDVLEAVAQGRNVAELTVADVMTTDVETATPDLYMEEVAAMMTTYGIKHLPVVDGDYVGMVSSTDVTAHLSESPR
- a CDS encoding 3-oxoacyl-ACP synthase — encoded protein: MTTVGLTGYGRYLPDEVVTGEEIAAQSGIPESVIVEKMGVREKRVCPPDDDHVTDMCVAAAEDALEMANRDTADVDLVLYHGSEFKDHVVWSAAANVAERLGAENAFATESYTLCAGAPIAIRQARAQLQVDHLETALLVAGSREEDLVDYENEQSSFMFNFGSGASAMVLETDPGSRARALVHESAALTDGSFSKDVIMPAGGSLKPASEDSVAAGRHTLDVPDPDGMKERLAPVSLPNYLEVADTALERSGFARDDLDFVAVTHMKRSFHDLLFEELGLDPATDGVYLDTYGHVQSVDQILALEDGRREGLLEEGDLVCFLAAGTGYTWAATALTWLE
- a CDS encoding branched-chain amino acid ABC transporter permease; protein product: MAHIAVIAFFAVYPIVYGPLTGFPALDVGVGIVDPGAFFDAFLPATTFLIAMLFLGLFAMSFDFVSGYTGYLSFGHAAFYGIGAYFIVLVANGKVPGLPDSTPFMLTMLLGALLAVVLALLIGAVSFRLSGVYFAMLTLGFAQVLYQLVRNWDYVGSNPQQGPNLAGPTPEVGVPYVDSLSIALGRLAGDNFKNVLGTGIDVSATMTSYYAIGIIVVLSYFAMQRIVHSPFGRVMIAIRENEERARAVGYNVFWYKMAAFAMSAFFAAIAGALFAAYRSSASPDTTFYFLVTADALIVTIIGGIGTLAGPLFGAFTFEWLEDVLSSQQGGLAPYLRGGLPESVLNADVAGVTFLDVINTAIDGRAPLYLGIVFVLFVLFVPNGLLGSIRDRLGGTVANRLPAHLERYRR
- the yqeC gene encoding selenium cofactor biosynthesis protein YqeC; this translates as MTDALVQALQADTGVTAVVGAGGKKSTLYTLADRLERAVLTATVRIPIFDERVADVVLTPDPVGELEARLERAADGRLENDVDGVESDQSAWPLGLVPERDRGDRYRGYEPDEIDAMADVDGVDHVLVKADGARTRLLKAPDEREPQIPARADTVLAIASCHAVGRPLDAETVHRPERVADLTGRSAGEPITPTDVATVLTHPGGGLKRVPEDTSFVPVVNMVDDDGDLETARAIGEAILEDGGASEGRVSTVVLTSMIRDEPLVAVLE